The following coding sequences are from one Bradyrhizobium sp. 200 window:
- a CDS encoding immunity protein YezG family protein produces MAELNTVEEIYDFVANALAAAVDEPWKEIRLQAEVWKTSTGFTGDFTRDPADGGVADLDVDRLDYAVAKAIKKLQTIMASDSHEPWNQVTFRLAPDGEFVATFNYDADLAARLEESAARARAR; encoded by the coding sequence ATGGCTGAATTGAATACCGTCGAGGAAATCTATGACTTCGTCGCGAACGCGCTGGCCGCTGCGGTCGATGAGCCGTGGAAGGAGATACGGCTGCAGGCCGAAGTCTGGAAGACATCGACGGGATTTACCGGTGACTTCACGCGCGATCCTGCGGATGGCGGCGTCGCCGATCTGGACGTCGATCGCCTCGACTACGCCGTCGCCAAAGCCATCAAGAAGCTGCAGACGATCATGGCATCGGATTCGCACGAGCCATGGAATCAGGTGACGTTTCGACTTGCTCCTGACGGCGAATTCGTCGCGACTTTCAACTATGATGCCGATCTGGCGGCGCGCCTCGAAGAATCGGCGGCGCGCGCCCGAGCGCGCTGA
- a CDS encoding DUF4781 domain-containing protein codes for MTAASYAVSAITALSGPAGSAPANLEPLRNMLTGLRPEDAAGFARALSTDPSMAIAGQMTASMRERALSALNQGPHSEAASAFVQNAFAGTSAIDYGTVPVLRRTMAHALAREWHPDDPARQRAEAERLGGVLEARQGRELLGLQDADKAPLAARVNALATIRMNPAISADTLRQTDDPWTNRAIVEPQAQASAQRLLSARGDTPQILRGTDLDNTIGFAMGMPPALPPGASFAQVQAGVSGGELSLYASGEHAAAGRTVTDQIRALAGGDAARVTVLPVTYSSADTGPVQLPLFRVTGADGRERFVDNIGRAYDSFDDWRENSQLPPGSMTYPSGGHLTAPPDGTVVLEHGNTPKTVDSFGEHFTQVVDKVALVGGIVAGGVLIVGTGGLATPIVIGAAAVAVGAGAWGAYRSGSELADRADHGQSIDPFSDETARGLWLNVGASALSIGAFGSAARLAQLGRAGRAIAPVEASIHGYVQAGAAIVDTAAIANESIYLSRHWNEMSGEQRAQSLLSMRFWAAGTGAAMRAGGLRPGDMFNPIAVRDGLLRNFAPQVTPDSSLRGNAVQIDYDPATGAVRGIRHGPEATAADIDLHVATAQNIQRSLTLEGQLRNFFTEHGQPRAGTVGWAARIDISKVRERMEVRSRELADPGLTTQRRADIVRENALDQQHLDQLATDVSSFVREPGRAVIEARNTRSQPGERARIVLDPGNKADGWNQALNGELAPNTDYVVGRYTYTTDATGRVVEARGRVHLNRHDRNTYQQGKAAEVGGIKDAVDGDQGGHLFAAMFDGPGEQINYHPMPRELNGGGGDWYNMEQEWRSALEQNRTVDARIRAEFDGDSKRPAAFRVTFWIDGKKHTRFFDNTTE; via the coding sequence ATGACGGCTGCGTCCTATGCCGTCTCCGCTATCACCGCCCTGTCCGGTCCGGCGGGGAGCGCGCCTGCGAATCTCGAGCCGTTGCGGAACATGTTGACGGGGCTGCGGCCTGAGGATGCAGCCGGCTTCGCGCGTGCGCTCTCAACTGACCCGTCGATGGCCATCGCGGGGCAAATGACCGCCTCGATGCGCGAGCGCGCATTGTCGGCGCTCAATCAGGGACCTCATTCAGAAGCGGCCAGCGCATTCGTACAGAACGCGTTTGCTGGAACATCGGCGATCGACTACGGCACGGTTCCGGTCCTGCGCCGGACGATGGCGCATGCGCTCGCTCGCGAGTGGCATCCCGACGATCCCGCACGACAGCGTGCGGAGGCAGAGCGGCTTGGCGGCGTTCTCGAAGCCCGGCAGGGACGCGAACTGCTGGGCTTGCAGGACGCCGACAAGGCGCCGCTTGCGGCGCGTGTCAATGCGCTCGCGACCATCCGCATGAATCCGGCGATTAGCGCCGATACGCTGCGGCAGACCGACGATCCCTGGACCAATCGTGCGATCGTCGAACCGCAGGCGCAGGCATCCGCCCAACGCCTGCTTTCCGCGCGTGGCGACACGCCACAGATTCTGCGCGGAACGGATCTCGACAACACCATCGGCTTCGCGATGGGCATGCCGCCGGCGCTTCCGCCCGGTGCAAGCTTCGCGCAAGTTCAGGCAGGCGTCTCGGGCGGCGAGCTCTCGCTCTATGCCAGCGGTGAACACGCTGCGGCGGGCCGCACCGTCACCGACCAAATCCGCGCCTTGGCAGGTGGCGATGCCGCACGGGTGACGGTCCTGCCGGTGACCTATTCGAGCGCGGACACCGGCCCGGTCCAGTTGCCGCTTTTTCGTGTAACCGGCGCGGATGGGCGCGAGCGCTTCGTCGACAATATCGGACGCGCATACGACAGCTTCGATGACTGGCGGGAGAACAGCCAGCTTCCTCCGGGATCGATGACCTATCCATCCGGCGGGCATCTGACCGCCCCTCCGGACGGGACTGTCGTGCTCGAGCACGGCAACACGCCGAAGACGGTCGATAGTTTCGGCGAGCATTTCACCCAGGTGGTCGACAAGGTCGCGCTGGTTGGCGGTATCGTTGCCGGCGGTGTTCTGATTGTCGGCACTGGAGGTCTGGCAACGCCGATTGTGATCGGGGCGGCCGCGGTTGCCGTTGGCGCCGGCGCGTGGGGTGCATACCGCAGCGGCAGCGAACTTGCGGACCGTGCCGATCACGGTCAGTCGATCGACCCATTCAGCGACGAGACCGCGCGGGGGCTGTGGCTGAATGTCGGGGCGAGCGCGCTGTCGATTGGTGCATTTGGCAGTGCCGCCCGACTGGCCCAGCTCGGGCGCGCCGGCCGGGCGATCGCGCCGGTTGAAGCCTCGATCCACGGTTACGTGCAGGCGGGCGCGGCGATCGTCGATACCGCAGCCATCGCCAACGAGAGCATTTATCTGTCGCGCCACTGGAACGAGATGTCGGGCGAACAGCGCGCGCAATCGCTGTTGTCGATGAGGTTCTGGGCTGCCGGCACGGGCGCCGCCATGCGCGCCGGCGGCTTGCGGCCGGGCGACATGTTCAACCCCATTGCCGTGCGCGACGGGCTGCTGCGCAACTTCGCGCCGCAGGTCACCCCCGACAGTTCGCTGCGGGGGAATGCTGTTCAGATCGACTACGATCCGGCGACAGGCGCGGTCCGGGGCATCAGGCACGGCCCGGAGGCAACGGCGGCCGATATCGACCTGCATGTCGCGACCGCGCAGAATATCCAGCGCAGTCTCACACTCGAAGGCCAGCTCCGAAACTTCTTTACCGAGCATGGCCAGCCTCGTGCCGGCACGGTTGGCTGGGCAGCACGGATCGATATCAGCAAGGTTCGCGAGCGAATGGAGGTGCGATCGCGCGAGCTGGCCGATCCCGGTCTCACCACACAGCGACGCGCCGACATCGTCCGGGAAAACGCCCTCGATCAGCAGCATCTGGATCAACTGGCCACCGATGTCAGCTCGTTCGTGCGCGAGCCCGGCCGCGCGGTGATCGAAGCGCGAAATACGCGCAGCCAGCCGGGTGAGCGCGCGCGCATTGTGCTCGATCCCGGGAACAAGGCCGACGGCTGGAACCAGGCGCTGAACGGCGAACTGGCGCCCAACACCGACTATGTCGTGGGACGCTATACCTATACGACGGATGCGACCGGTCGGGTGGTCGAGGCCAGGGGACGGGTCCACCTGAACCGCCACGACCGCAATACATACCAGCAGGGCAAGGCCGCGGAGGTCGGCGGCATCAAGGACGCGGTCGACGGCGACCAGGGCGGACACCTCTTTGCGGCGATGTTCGACGGCCCCGGCGAGCAGATCAATTATCACCCGATGCCGCGTGAGTTGAACGGGGGTGGCGGCGACTGGTATAACATGGAGCAGGAGTGGCGGTCCGCGCTGGAGCAGAACAGGACCGTCGATGCGCGAATCCGCGCCGAGTTCGATGGCGATTCGAAACGGCCGGCGGCGTTCCGGGTGACGTTCTGGATTGACGGCAAGAAGCATACGCGCTTCTTCGACAATACGACCGAGTAG